The following proteins are encoded in a genomic region of Streptomyces lunaelactis:
- a CDS encoding SCO2584 family spore wall biosynthesis protein, with translation MPDDVGGRPFPDGWEPDDDRGGADEDFASVVFDEDFVRAAEIHEPTAVERLLAAAQARAEAEATRARSGGGPGDDEPYDDGYGPGGYGRERAYDDDNEAAHPNDAYTGPYGRHGGALRPYRGSARWHRPVAWILALLMGIGMVALAFTAVYRGAAGNRQDRVPPPATTGVDSTPTNGSATDRVGGPSASAEYSAPPVSADPRMP, from the coding sequence GTGCCGGACGACGTGGGGGGCAGGCCGTTCCCGGACGGCTGGGAGCCCGACGACGACCGCGGGGGCGCGGACGAGGACTTCGCCTCCGTGGTGTTCGACGAGGACTTCGTACGAGCCGCCGAGATCCATGAACCGACCGCCGTCGAGCGGCTGCTGGCCGCCGCACAGGCACGCGCCGAGGCCGAGGCCACCCGCGCCAGATCCGGCGGCGGACCGGGCGACGACGAGCCCTACGACGACGGCTACGGCCCCGGCGGCTACGGCCGCGAGCGGGCGTACGACGACGACAACGAGGCCGCGCACCCCAACGACGCGTACACCGGACCGTACGGCCGGCACGGCGGCGCTCTGCGTCCCTACCGCGGCAGCGCCCGCTGGCACCGCCCGGTGGCCTGGATCCTGGCCCTGCTGATGGGCATCGGGATGGTCGCCCTCGCCTTCACGGCCGTGTACCGGGGAGCCGCGGGCAACCGCCAGGACCGGGTTCCGCCGCCGGCGACGACCGGCGTCGACTCGACGCCCACCAATGGCTCGGCCACGGACCGGGTCGGCGGGCCCTCGGCTTCGGCGGAGTACTCGGCGCCGCCCGTCTCCGCCGATCCGCGTATGCCCTGA
- a CDS encoding glutamate-5-semialdehyde dehydrogenase: MTSLSPYDNLSPVAQAAYRARAASADLAPLPRSAKDDALLAIADALEVRTSEIVAANAQDIARAREAGTSESIIDRLTLTPERVRAIAADVRDVAALPDPVGEVVRGSTLPNGIDLRQVRVPLGVVGIIYEARPNVTVDAAALCLKSGNAVLLRGSSSAYSSNSALVKVLRDAVGGSGLPADAVQLVPGESRESVRELMRARGLVDVLIPRGGAALIRTVVEESIVPVIETGTGNCHVYVDAETDLDMAVDILINSKAQRPSVCNAAETLLVHQDIAAAFLPRALDALAEAGVTVHGDERVLEYAEGTKATVVAATPEDWETEYLSYDIAAAVVHSLDAAVAHIRLWSSGHTEAIVTTSQAAARRFTQLVDSTTVTVNASTRFTDGGQFGFGAEIGISTQKLHARGPMGLPELTSTKYIVTGDGHIR, from the coding sequence ATGACCTCGCTTTCGCCGTACGACAACCTCTCCCCGGTCGCCCAGGCCGCCTACCGGGCCCGTGCCGCCTCCGCCGACCTCGCGCCGCTGCCGCGCTCGGCCAAGGACGACGCCCTGCTGGCGATCGCGGACGCGCTCGAGGTCCGTACGAGCGAGATCGTCGCGGCCAACGCGCAGGACATCGCGCGCGCCCGGGAGGCCGGCACCAGCGAGTCGATCATCGACCGGCTCACCCTGACCCCGGAGCGGGTGCGCGCCATCGCCGCCGACGTACGGGACGTGGCCGCGCTGCCCGACCCCGTCGGCGAGGTCGTGCGCGGCTCCACCCTCCCCAACGGCATCGACCTGCGCCAGGTGCGCGTCCCCCTCGGCGTCGTCGGGATCATCTACGAGGCCCGCCCGAACGTCACCGTGGACGCCGCCGCGCTCTGCCTGAAGTCGGGCAACGCCGTGCTGCTGCGCGGCTCCTCCTCCGCGTACTCCTCCAACTCCGCGCTGGTGAAGGTCCTGCGGGACGCGGTCGGAGGCTCCGGACTGCCGGCCGACGCCGTGCAGCTGGTGCCCGGTGAAAGCCGGGAATCCGTACGGGAGTTGATGCGGGCGCGCGGCCTGGTGGACGTACTGATCCCGCGCGGCGGCGCCGCCCTGATCCGCACCGTCGTCGAGGAGTCCATCGTCCCGGTCATCGAGACCGGCACCGGCAACTGCCATGTGTACGTGGACGCCGAGACCGACCTCGACATGGCCGTCGACATCCTGATCAACTCCAAGGCGCAGAGGCCGAGCGTCTGCAACGCCGCCGAGACACTGCTCGTCCACCAGGACATCGCAGCCGCCTTCCTGCCGCGAGCCCTGGACGCGCTGGCCGAGGCCGGGGTGACCGTGCACGGCGACGAGCGGGTGCTCGAGTACGCCGAGGGGACCAAGGCGACCGTCGTGGCGGCCACGCCCGAGGACTGGGAGACGGAGTACCTCTCGTACGACATCGCCGCCGCCGTCGTCCACTCGCTGGACGCGGCCGTCGCCCACATCCGGCTCTGGTCCTCCGGGCACACCGAGGCGATCGTGACCACCTCGCAGGCCGCGGCCCGCCGCTTCACCCAGTTGGTCGACTCGACGACGGTCACCGTGAACGCGTCCACGCGTTTCACGGACGGTGGCCAGTTCGGATTCGGCGCCGAGATCGGAATTTCCACGCAGAAGCTGCACGCGCGGGGGCCGATGGGCCTGCCGGAGCTGACCTCGACGAAGTACATCGTGACAGGAGACGGTCACATTCGGTAG
- the proB gene encoding glutamate 5-kinase, translated as MTEARQQVTQARRIVVKVGSSSLTTAAGGLDADRVDALVDVLAKVRSGGEKEIVLVSSGAIAAGLAPLGLARRPKDLARQQAAASVGQGLLVARYTASFARYGVRVGQVLLTTDDTSRRAHYRNAYRTLDQLLDMGAVPVVNENDTVATDEIRFGDNDRLAALVAHLVRADLLVLLSDVDGLYDGDPAKPGTSRIEEVHGPADIAHVQIGSAGKAGVGTGGMVTKVEAARIAAAAGVPVVLTSAVRAADALAGRATGTYFHSTGRRSADRLLWLAHASTPQGALTLDDGAVRAVVHGKKSLLAAGIAAVEGEFSAGDPVELRDTEGRAVARGLVNFDAKEIPQLLGRSTRDLARELGPAYEREVVHRDDLVVLRS; from the coding sequence GTGACAGAGGCAAGACAGCAGGTAACCCAGGCCCGCAGGATCGTCGTCAAGGTCGGCTCGTCCTCCCTGACCACGGCCGCCGGCGGACTCGACGCCGACCGCGTCGACGCACTCGTCGATGTGCTCGCCAAGGTCCGCAGCGGCGGCGAGAAGGAGATAGTGCTGGTCTCCTCCGGCGCCATCGCAGCCGGCCTCGCACCACTGGGCCTGGCCCGCCGCCCCAAGGACCTGGCCCGCCAGCAGGCCGCCGCCAGCGTCGGCCAGGGGCTGCTCGTCGCCCGCTACACCGCGTCGTTCGCGCGCTACGGCGTACGCGTCGGCCAGGTCCTCCTCACCACCGACGACACCAGCCGCCGCGCCCACTACCGCAACGCCTACCGGACCCTGGACCAGCTGCTCGACATGGGTGCCGTCCCGGTCGTCAACGAGAACGACACCGTGGCGACGGACGAGATCCGCTTCGGCGACAACGACCGTCTCGCCGCCCTCGTCGCCCATCTCGTACGGGCCGATCTGCTGGTCCTCCTCTCGGACGTCGACGGGCTCTACGACGGGGACCCGGCCAAGCCCGGCACCTCACGGATCGAGGAGGTACACGGCCCGGCCGACATCGCACACGTCCAGATCGGCAGCGCCGGCAAGGCCGGCGTCGGCACCGGCGGGATGGTCACCAAGGTCGAGGCCGCCAGGATCGCGGCGGCCGCGGGCGTCCCCGTCGTCCTCACCTCCGCCGTCCGCGCCGCCGACGCCCTCGCGGGCCGCGCCACCGGCACGTACTTCCACAGCACCGGCCGCCGCTCCGCCGACCGGCTGCTCTGGCTCGCCCATGCCTCGACGCCGCAGGGCGCGCTGACCCTGGACGACGGTGCGGTACGGGCCGTGGTGCACGGCAAGAAGTCGCTCCTGGCGGCCGGGATCGCCGCGGTCGAGGGCGAGTTCAGCGCGGGCGATCCGGTCGAACTGCGGGACACCGAGGGCCGGGCCGTGGCCCGCGGCCTGGTCAACTTCGACGCCAAGGAGATCCCGCAGCTGCTCGGCCGTTCCACCCGTGACCTGGCCCGGGAGCTCGGCCCGGCGTACGAGCGGGAAGTCGTACACAGAGACGATCTGGTGGTCCTGCGCTCCTGA
- a CDS encoding glycosyltransferase family 2 protein, with amino-acid sequence MCDVSVIIGAYEALPYLVRCLESVEAQTIGADRIELIAVDDGSSDGTGEYLEEFAVRSKVPTRVVRQTNSGGPGGPRNVGLSLARGRYVFFLDADDYLGEEALERLVSMADRAGTDVVLGRIEGVNRNAAKSMWERSAERADIYASNVKFTLSAQKLFRRELLVRLGMRFDETMRTGEDALFTMEAYLRGNGVSVVADYTCYYLVGRDDGKHVTKSGSYTLRFHSARVLMELIATYEPPGARRDQLMVRPFVVTLLPQFGPVVLRQNEQILLHKMELAAPLMEAYWTPGVARRLGERDRRRLTCVASARPDLLKEALLAPETPRKVSFARRVARRLRREMRKREPWQAVQRVK; translated from the coding sequence ATGTGCGATGTCAGCGTGATCATCGGGGCCTATGAGGCCCTGCCCTATCTGGTGCGCTGTCTGGAGTCGGTCGAGGCCCAGACGATCGGTGCGGACCGGATCGAGCTGATCGCCGTTGACGACGGTTCCTCCGACGGCACCGGCGAGTACCTGGAGGAGTTCGCGGTCCGCAGCAAGGTCCCGACGCGCGTGGTGCGGCAGACGAACTCCGGTGGTCCCGGCGGCCCGCGCAACGTGGGTCTCTCGCTGGCCCGCGGGCGCTATGTGTTCTTCCTCGACGCGGACGACTACCTCGGTGAGGAGGCGCTGGAGCGGCTGGTCTCGATGGCCGACCGAGCCGGCACGGATGTGGTGCTCGGCAGGATCGAAGGCGTCAACCGCAACGCCGCCAAGTCGATGTGGGAGCGCAGTGCCGAGCGCGCCGACATCTACGCGTCCAACGTCAAGTTCACGCTGAGCGCGCAGAAGCTCTTCCGCCGCGAGCTGCTCGTACGGCTGGGCATGCGCTTCGACGAGACCATGCGCACCGGCGAGGACGCTCTGTTCACCATGGAGGCGTATCTGCGGGGCAACGGCGTCTCCGTGGTCGCCGACTACACCTGCTACTACCTGGTCGGCCGGGACGACGGCAAACACGTGACCAAGAGCGGGAGTTACACGCTGCGCTTCCACTCCGCGCGGGTGCTGATGGAGCTGATCGCCACGTACGAACCGCCGGGGGCGCGGCGGGACCAGCTGATGGTCAGGCCGTTCGTGGTGACGCTGCTGCCGCAGTTCGGCCCCGTCGTGCTGCGGCAGAACGAGCAGATCCTGCTCCACAAGATGGAGCTGGCCGCCCCGTTGATGGAGGCGTACTGGACACCGGGAGTGGCGCGGCGGCTGGGCGAGAGGGACCGGCGGCGGCTCACGTGCGTCGCCTCGGCGCGGCCGGATCTGCTGAAGGAGGCGCTCCTCGCGCCCGAGACGCCGCGGAAGGTGTCCTTCGCCCGGCGAGTGGCGCGGCGGCTGCGCAGGGAGATGAGGAAGAGAGAGCCGTGGCAGGCTGTCCAGCGCGTGAAATGA
- a CDS encoding bifunctional cytidylyltransferase/SDR family oxidoreductase encodes MSVPHEAKPRTTAVVLAGGTGQRVGLAIPKQLLKIAGKAVIEHTLSIFEQAESVDDVIVLMAPGFVPDVEKIIAKAGLTKVSKVIEGGATRNETTERAIEALGEGLAEGEDRNVLFHDAVRPLLSQRVIKDCVDALDRYQAVDVAIPSADTIIVTRTHGDDGEFITDVPDRSRLRRGQTPQAFKLSTIRRAYEIAAGDPNFQATDDCSVVLKYLPDVPIYVVAGDEYNMKVTQPVDVFIADKLFQLASSASPQQADEAAYRELLAGRTLVVFGGSYGIGADIAALAEQYGAHVYALGRSTTGTHVENPEHVDDALSAAYSATGRIDYVINTAGVLRIGKLAETDNTTIQEALNVNYLAPVQIARASYKYLAETKGQLLLYTSSSYTRGRAEYSLYSSTKAAMVNLTQALSDEWAGEGIRVNCVNPERTATPMRTKAFGAEPEGSLLSSEAVARTSLDVLLSDLTGHVIDVRQQDPTREASEASGFEQALASVLDVQEDV; translated from the coding sequence GTGTCTGTGCCGCACGAAGCCAAGCCCCGCACCACAGCAGTCGTGCTCGCCGGTGGTACCGGTCAGAGAGTGGGCCTGGCGATCCCGAAGCAGCTGCTGAAGATCGCCGGCAAGGCCGTCATCGAGCACACGCTGTCGATTTTCGAGCAGGCCGAGTCGGTCGACGACGTCATAGTGCTGATGGCGCCGGGGTTTGTGCCCGACGTGGAGAAGATTATCGCCAAGGCCGGGCTGACCAAGGTCAGCAAGGTGATCGAGGGCGGCGCAACCCGCAACGAGACCACCGAGCGCGCCATCGAGGCCCTCGGTGAGGGGCTCGCGGAGGGCGAGGACCGCAATGTCCTCTTCCATGACGCGGTCCGTCCGCTTCTGTCGCAGCGTGTGATCAAGGACTGTGTCGACGCCCTCGACCGCTACCAGGCCGTCGATGTCGCCATCCCCTCCGCCGACACGATCATCGTGACCCGCACCCACGGCGATGACGGCGAGTTCATCACCGACGTCCCGGACCGCTCCCGGCTGCGCCGCGGCCAGACCCCGCAGGCCTTCAAGCTCTCCACGATCCGCAGGGCGTACGAGATCGCGGCCGGCGACCCGAACTTCCAGGCCACCGACGACTGTTCGGTCGTCCTGAAGTACCTGCCCGACGTGCCGATCTATGTCGTCGCGGGCGACGAGTACAACATGAAGGTGACCCAGCCCGTCGACGTCTTCATCGCCGACAAGCTCTTCCAGCTGGCCTCCAGCGCTTCGCCGCAGCAGGCCGACGAGGCCGCCTACCGCGAGCTGCTGGCCGGCAGGACGCTGGTCGTCTTCGGTGGTTCGTACGGCATCGGCGCGGACATCGCCGCGCTGGCCGAGCAGTACGGCGCCCATGTGTACGCGCTGGGCCGCTCCACCACCGGCACCCACGTCGAGAATCCGGAGCATGTGGACGACGCGCTCTCCGCGGCGTACTCCGCGACCGGCCGCATCGACTACGTCATCAACACGGCGGGCGTGCTGCGCATCGGCAAGCTGGCCGAGACCGACAACACCACCATCCAGGAGGCGTTGAACGTCAATTACCTGGCGCCTGTACAGATTGCCCGTGCGTCGTACAAGTATCTGGCGGAGACCAAGGGGCAGCTGCTCCTCTACACGTCCTCCAGTTACACCCGTGGCCGCGCCGAATACAGCCTTTACTCGTCCACCAAGGCGGCCATGGTGAATCTCACCCAGGCCCTCTCGGACGAATGGGCGGGCGAGGGAATTCGAGTGAATTGCGTCAATCCGGAGCGCACGGCCACCCCGATGCGGACGAAGGCGTTCGGTGCGGAGCCGGAGGGTTCGCTGCTCTCCTCCGAGGCCGTGGCCAGGACCTCTCTGGATGTGCTGCTGTCCGATCTGACCGGTCATGTCATTGATGTGCGACAGCAGGATCCGACTCGCGAGGCGAGCGAGGCATCAGGCTTCGAGCAGGCGCTCGCCTCGGTTCTTGACGTCCAGGAAGATGTGTAA
- a CDS encoding glycosyltransferase family 4 protein, producing MKISFLIHTIYGIGGTIRTTLNLAEELADRHEVEIVSVFRHRDIPIFAIDSRINVVPLVDTRPASPGNEKKHPLHLEPAGLFPRSEARYKEYSRLTDERVRAHYSRSDADVVIGTRPGLVAYAAQFGPEGAVLIGQEHMTHNHHKPELRAEMYGHLTRLDAFVTVSEGDAASYREQMPLPGTRVLAIPNSVPEPMVAPSDTSGTTVVAAGRLASEKQYQVLIEAFGKVVAVRPEWTLRICGWGNQKDRLRRRIDELGLYNSVHLMGPRSPIEPEWVKGAIAVSTSRHESFGMTLVEAMRCGLPVVSTDCDYGPREIIEDGVDGLLVPVGDADAVADALLKLIDDEELRRRMGAAAQRNARRFAPGPVAKLYEELFAELGAATASSGSGEHLAPAAGEGEEFTPVADCAVAEDGGLTVTLIPRGGRRLGKGVELQLVCNHPDAAVEARRFAFDAEGRATVPVGADLPEGAWTCQAELPDGERVALATRAVDQRGSMHVASRTPADGPVRNLVPYTKQGVLALRSWARPVHAEVGEIRLARQRITVSGRLSAPGTPAGDPVLLLRRRGSAPAELTFPGDREGSDGFRVTVPCAAPANRQAEPHDVWDLWLRYAPDAEPVRLARVLDDVWEKGSLFPYPGTDLRKKRPLARLRAVARRLGGKPQERVTVKVFYSAANELVLNVVDKPIK from the coding sequence ATGAAGATTTCCTTCCTCATCCACACGATTTACGGCATCGGCGGGACCATCCGCACCACGCTGAACCTTGCGGAAGAGCTCGCCGACCGGCATGAGGTGGAAATCGTCTCCGTCTTCCGGCACCGGGACATCCCGATCTTCGCCATCGACTCGCGCATCAACGTCGTACCTCTCGTGGACACCCGGCCGGCCTCCCCGGGCAACGAGAAGAAGCATCCGCTCCACCTGGAGCCCGCCGGGCTCTTCCCCCGGTCCGAGGCCCGCTACAAGGAGTACAGCAGGCTCACCGACGAGCGGGTGCGGGCCCACTACTCCCGCTCGGACGCGGATGTGGTCATCGGGACCCGGCCGGGACTGGTCGCGTACGCCGCGCAGTTCGGCCCGGAAGGCGCGGTGCTCATCGGGCAGGAGCACATGACGCACAACCACCACAAGCCCGAGCTGCGCGCCGAGATGTACGGCCACCTCACCAGGCTCGACGCCTTTGTGACGGTGTCCGAGGGGGACGCCGCCTCCTACCGCGAGCAGATGCCGCTGCCCGGCACCCGGGTGCTCGCCATTCCCAACAGCGTGCCCGAGCCGATGGTCGCGCCTTCCGACACCTCGGGCACGACCGTGGTGGCCGCGGGGCGGCTGGCTTCGGAGAAGCAGTACCAGGTGCTCATCGAGGCGTTCGGCAAGGTGGTTGCCGTCCGGCCGGAATGGACACTGCGGATCTGCGGCTGGGGCAATCAGAAGGACCGGCTCCGCAGACGCATCGACGAGCTGGGCCTGTACAACAGCGTCCATCTCATGGGCCCCCGCTCGCCCATCGAACCGGAGTGGGTCAAGGGCGCGATCGCCGTCTCTACCTCCCGGCACGAGTCGTTCGGCATGACGCTCGTCGAGGCCATGCGCTGCGGTCTGCCGGTGGTCAGCACCGACTGCGACTACGGGCCCCGGGAGATCATCGAGGACGGCGTGGACGGACTGCTGGTCCCCGTCGGCGATGCCGATGCCGTGGCCGACGCCCTGCTGAAGCTCATCGACGACGAGGAACTGCGCCGGCGGATGGGTGCGGCCGCGCAGCGCAACGCCCGTCGGTTCGCCCCGGGTCCGGTCGCCAAGCTGTACGAGGAGCTCTTCGCGGAGCTCGGTGCGGCCACGGCGTCGAGCGGGAGCGGCGAGCACCTCGCCCCGGCGGCGGGGGAGGGCGAGGAGTTCACGCCCGTGGCGGACTGCGCGGTCGCCGAGGACGGCGGGCTGACCGTCACCCTGATCCCCCGGGGCGGCCGGCGTCTCGGCAAGGGTGTCGAACTGCAACTCGTGTGCAACCACCCCGATGCCGCCGTCGAGGCGCGACGATTCGCGTTCGACGCGGAGGGGCGGGCGACCGTGCCCGTCGGCGCGGACCTCCCCGAAGGTGCCTGGACCTGCCAGGCCGAGCTGCCGGACGGCGAGCGGGTCGCGCTGGCGACCCGCGCCGTCGACCAGCGCGGATCGATGCACGTCGCGTCGCGTACGCCCGCGGACGGGCCGGTCCGCAACCTCGTCCCGTATACGAAGCAGGGAGTGCTGGCTCTGCGGTCCTGGGCCAGGCCGGTCCACGCCGAGGTCGGTGAGATCCGTCTCGCCCGGCAGAGGATCACGGTCTCGGGGCGGCTGTCCGCCCCGGGCACCCCGGCCGGCGACCCGGTCCTGCTGCTGCGCCGCCGCGGCAGTGCCCCCGCAGAACTGACGTTCCCGGGCGACCGCGAGGGAAGCGACGGCTTCCGGGTCACCGTCCCGTGCGCGGCTCCCGCGAACCGTCAGGCCGAGCCGCACGACGTCTGGGACCTGTGGCTGCGGTACGCGCCCGACGCCGAGCCGGTCAGGCTCGCCCGGGTGCTCGACGACGTCTGGGAGAAGGGCTCCCTCTTCCCCTATCCCGGCACTGACCTGCGCAAGAAGCGACCCTTGGCGAGGCTGCGCGCGGTGGCCCGCAGACTCGGCGGGAAGCCGCAGGAACGGGTCACGGTCAAGGTCTTCTACAGCGCCGCCAACGAACTCGTACTGAACGTTGTCGACAAGCCGATCAAGTAA
- the obgE gene encoding GTPase ObgE has translation MTTFVDRVELHAAAGNGGHGCASVHREKFKPLGGPDGGNGGRGGDVILVVDQSVTTLLEYHHSPHRKATNGQPGAGDNRSGKDGQDLVLPVPDGTVVLDKEGNVLADLVGQGTTFIAGQGGRGGLGNAALASARRKAPGFALLGEPGESRDVVMELKTVADVALVGYPSAGKSSLISVLSAAKPKIADYPFTTLVPNLGVVTAGSTVYTIADVPGLIPGASQGKGLGLEFLRHVERCSVLVHVLDTATLESDRDPVSDLDVIEAELRQYGGLDDRPRLVVLNKIDIPDGQDLAEMIRPELEDRGYQVFEVSAIARTGLKELSFALAGIIAEARAAKPTEEATRIVIRPKAVDDAGFTVNQEEDGIFRVRGEKPERWVRQTDFNNDEAVGYLADRLSRLGVEDQLMKAGARAGDGVAIGPEENAVVFDWEPTMMAGAEMLGRRGEDHRLEAPRPAAQRRRDRDAERDDVQKEYDEFDPF, from the coding sequence ATGACCACCTTCGTGGACCGCGTCGAGCTGCATGCCGCCGCGGGTAACGGAGGCCACGGCTGCGCCTCCGTTCACCGGGAGAAGTTCAAGCCGCTGGGCGGCCCCGACGGCGGCAACGGCGGCCGTGGCGGTGACGTCATCCTGGTCGTCGACCAGTCGGTGACCACGCTGCTCGAATACCACCACAGCCCGCACCGCAAGGCCACCAACGGCCAGCCCGGCGCCGGCGACAACCGCTCCGGCAAGGACGGCCAGGACCTGGTCCTGCCCGTACCCGACGGCACCGTCGTCCTCGACAAGGAGGGCAACGTCCTCGCCGACCTCGTCGGTCAGGGCACCACCTTCATCGCCGGCCAGGGCGGCCGCGGCGGCCTGGGCAACGCGGCGCTGGCCTCCGCCCGCCGCAAGGCACCCGGCTTCGCGCTCCTCGGCGAGCCGGGCGAGTCCCGTGACGTCGTCATGGAGCTCAAGACCGTCGCCGATGTGGCGCTGGTCGGCTACCCGAGCGCGGGCAAGTCGTCGCTGATCTCGGTACTCAGTGCGGCCAAGCCGAAGATCGCGGACTACCCGTTCACGACGCTCGTACCGAACCTGGGTGTCGTCACGGCGGGCTCGACCGTGTACACCATCGCCGACGTCCCCGGCCTGATCCCGGGCGCCAGCCAGGGCAAGGGGCTGGGCCTGGAGTTCCTGCGCCATGTCGAGCGCTGCTCGGTGCTCGTGCATGTGCTGGACACCGCGACGCTCGAGTCCGACCGGGACCCGGTCTCCGACCTCGATGTGATCGAGGCGGAGCTGCGGCAGTACGGCGGTCTCGACGACCGGCCGCGCCTCGTCGTCCTCAACAAGATCGACATCCCGGACGGCCAGGACCTGGCCGAGATGATCCGCCCGGAGCTCGAGGACCGTGGCTACCAGGTCTTCGAGGTGTCGGCGATCGCTCGTACGGGCCTGAAGGAGCTGTCCTTCGCCCTCGCCGGCATCATCGCGGAGGCGCGTGCGGCCAAGCCCACGGAGGAGGCGACGAGGATCGTCATCCGCCCGAAGGCCGTCGACGACGCGGGCTTCACGGTCAACCAGGAGGAGGACGGCATCTTCCGCGTGCGCGGCGAGAAGCCGGAGCGCTGGGTGCGCCAGACCGACTTCAACAACGACGAGGCCGTCGGCTACCTCGCGGACCGTCTCAGCCGCCTCGGTGTCGAGGACCAGCTGATGAAGGCCGGTGCCAGGGCCGGCGACGGCGTGGCCATCGGTCCCGAGGAGAACGCGGTCGTCTTCGACTGGGAGCCGACGATGATGGCGGGCGCGGAGATGCTCGGCCGCCGTGGCGAGGATCACCGTCTCGAGGCCCCGCGTCCGGCGGCTCAGCGCCGGCGGGACCGCGACGCGGAGCGGGACGACGTGCAGAAGGAGTACGACGAGTTCGACCCGTTCTAG
- the rpmA gene encoding 50S ribosomal protein L27: MAHKKGASSTRNGRDSNAQRLGVKRFGGQVVLAGEILVRQRGTHFHPGTGVGRGGDDTLFALNPGAVQFGTHRGRKVVNIVPVAE; this comes from the coding sequence ATGGCACACAAGAAGGGCGCATCGTCCACTCGGAACGGGCGCGATTCCAATGCTCAGCGGCTCGGCGTGAAGCGCTTCGGCGGTCAGGTCGTTCTCGCCGGTGAAATCCTGGTCCGCCAGCGCGGCACCCACTTCCACCCGGGTACGGGCGTCGGTCGCGGTGGCGACGACACCCTGTTCGCGCTGAACCCCGGTGCGGTGCAGTTCGGCACCCACCGTGGCCGCAAGGTCGTGAACATCGTTCCGGTCGCCGAGTAA
- the rplU gene encoding 50S ribosomal protein L21, with protein sequence MYAIVRSGGRQHKVAVDDIVEVDKIPTAKVGDTVELSTLLVVDGDAVTSDPWVLAGIKVTAEVVDHHKGAKIDILRYKNKTGYRRRQGHRQQYTAIKVTGIPAAAK encoded by the coding sequence GTGTACGCCATCGTGCGCAGCGGTGGTCGTCAGCACAAGGTTGCTGTTGACGACATCGTTGAGGTTGACAAGATTCCCACTGCCAAGGTTGGCGACACGGTCGAGCTCTCGACCCTGCTCGTTGTCGACGGCGACGCTGTGACCAGCGACCCGTGGGTGCTGGCCGGTATCAAGGTCACGGCCGAGGTCGTGGACCACCACAAGGGCGCGAAGATCGACATCCTTCGCTACAAGAACAAGACCGGCTACCGCCGTCGCCAGGGTCACCGCCAGCAGTACACGGCGATCAAGGTCACCGGTATCCCCGCGGCTGCGAAGTAA
- a CDS encoding acyltransferase — translation MNYRVQPTAQVDESAEIGAGSSVWELAQIREGARLGEGCVIGRGAYVGTGVRMGDNCKLQNYALVYEPAELGDGVFIGPAVVLTNDHNPRSVAPDGTQKRGGDWEAVGVKIADGASLGARSVCVAPVRIGRWSMVAAGAVVTKDVPDFALVVGVPARQIGWVGKAGVKLVEREAGLWECPQTGELYDEKDDLLAERAG, via the coding sequence GTGAATTACAGGGTCCAGCCCACCGCCCAGGTCGACGAGAGCGCCGAGATCGGCGCCGGGAGCAGCGTCTGGGAGCTCGCTCAGATCCGCGAGGGCGCCCGCCTCGGTGAGGGCTGCGTCATCGGGCGTGGTGCCTACGTCGGCACCGGCGTCAGGATGGGCGACAACTGCAAGCTGCAGAACTACGCGCTGGTCTACGAGCCCGCCGAGCTCGGCGACGGTGTCTTCATCGGGCCCGCCGTGGTGCTCACCAATGACCACAACCCGCGCTCGGTGGCCCCCGACGGCACCCAGAAGCGCGGCGGCGACTGGGAGGCCGTCGGCGTGAAGATCGCCGATGGCGCCTCGCTCGGCGCGCGCTCGGTATGTGTGGCGCCGGTACGGATCGGGCGCTGGTCCATGGTCGCGGCGGGCGCCGTCGTCACCAAGGACGTGCCCGACTTCGCGCTGGTCGTCGGCGTGCCCGCGCGGCAGATCGGCTGGGTCGGCAAGGCCGGGGTCAAGCTGGTCGAGCGTGAGGCCGGGCTGTGGGAGTGCCCGCAGACCGGCGAGCTGTACGACGAGAAGGACGACCTGCTCGCCGAGCGGGCAGGCTGA